A window of Fibrobacter succinogenes contains these coding sequences:
- the infB gene encoding translation initiation factor IF-2, whose amino-acid sequence MKPKDWADAHGLKVDVVMKLLRDAGVAVRTHMSKLDMADFEKIEEAAAAEKQKQDARNKNLKRPTASEADSSASAPAKKKETSVATNKLGLKVSLKKGPGARKEAPKAVAKQDPKSPIAKPAAPAFVKPAAPAPAQVAPAPKPAAPAPVQAAPAPVAKPAAPATPAPAAVKPAAPAPAANPAPAQAAPAPKPAAPAPAPAPAQSAPAKPAAPVPPKPAAPAPAAAKPAAPQPTMMSASTELKQPPMKAQVFKPDAAILARIEKSRQQAQAARNNHRPNGGNRNGGNGQGYTGTFGRLSNNGNNNGSDNRNNNNNNRRPNGGNASSSSRGYTGRNGGFSSGSMQEAFNASNSNNQALGQNQNGKGNGKGQNGRHNNDKNRRSNTKDRQEMQKEQQQEAVRQNVSRVMASLSKNPVKKVYHKDHSENNTGEEKKILKTSDFITVGELAGLMDQMPARVIAKCMEMGMMVTINARLDFETIQILADEFGYEAQLMEEYEEEALGIEEESQENLQPRHPVVTVMGHVDHGKTSLLDWIRKTHVVSGESGGITQHIGAYEVTTKQGKVTFLDTPGHEAFSAMRARGSQVTDVIVLVVAADSMVMPQTVECIELAKRENVPMVVAITKMDLPTANPDKIRAQLAERGVEVEQWGGQTSCIEVSARTGQGMDVLLETLALEAEILELKANPDTHARGAVVESKLDVGKGSMATILVQNGTLHVGDPFVCGIYAGRVRAMFNERGVQLKEVPPSAPCQVLGFDGTPQAGDELVVVEDEKTAREIASKRRMAARERDLRARKTVSLENSFNAKKEGTLSELNLIVKADVGGSAEALAASLEKLTNKEVRVNIIRKGVGTITESDILFATTAQAIIISFHLMPSLAVREMAQKEGIEIRNYRVIYDCIEDIKNAVEGLLKPIMREELVGEAEIRQVFKVPKVGLIAGCMVTDGEVDRTSHVRVYRNGVELGTTAVQSLKRMKDDVKSVARGFECGIGLKGYDDIKEGDSLIFFKEVKVARTLEDVAREEAEEKAKKAAEEAAAAKESNT is encoded by the coding sequence ATGAAACCTAAGGATTGGGCTGATGCTCATGGATTGAAGGTTGATGTGGTGATGAAGCTGCTCCGCGATGCAGGCGTTGCAGTTCGTACCCATATGTCCAAATTGGATATGGCAGACTTTGAAAAGATTGAGGAGGCTGCCGCTGCCGAAAAACAGAAGCAGGATGCCCGCAACAAGAATCTGAAGAGGCCGACTGCTTCTGAAGCTGATTCTTCCGCTTCCGCTCCTGCAAAGAAGAAGGAAACGTCGGTTGCGACGAACAAGCTCGGCTTGAAGGTGAGCCTTAAGAAAGGCCCGGGCGCCCGCAAGGAAGCCCCGAAGGCTGTCGCAAAACAGGATCCGAAGTCCCCGATAGCAAAGCCCGCAGCTCCGGCTTTTGTGAAGCCTGCTGCTCCAGCTCCAGCTCAGGTTGCTCCGGCACCGAAGCCAGCCGCTCCGGCTCCGGTTCAGGCGGCTCCCGCACCGGTCGCAAAACCGGCTGCTCCAGCAACACCTGCACCTGCAGCTGTTAAGCCCGCTGCTCCCGCTCCGGCTGCAAATCCAGCCCCGGCTCAAGCGGCTCCGGCACCGAAGCCTGCGGCTCCCGCGCCTGCTCCGGCTCCTGCACAATCGGCTCCGGCAAAACCTGCCGCACCGGTTCCTCCGAAGCCTGCTGCACCGGCTCCTGCCGCTGCAAAGCCCGCTGCTCCGCAGCCGACTATGATGTCTGCTTCTACAGAACTCAAGCAGCCGCCGATGAAGGCTCAGGTGTTCAAGCCCGATGCCGCTATTCTCGCTCGTATCGAAAAGTCTCGCCAGCAGGCTCAGGCCGCTCGCAACAACCATCGTCCGAATGGCGGAAACCGCAATGGCGGCAACGGCCAGGGTTACACGGGTACGTTTGGCCGTCTCTCGAACAACGGCAACAACAACGGTTCTGATAACCGCAACAATAACAACAATAATCGTCGCCCGAACGGCGGTAACGCTAGCAGCAGTAGCCGCGGCTATACCGGACGCAACGGCGGGTTCTCCAGCGGTTCCATGCAGGAAGCTTTCAACGCTTCCAACAGCAACAACCAGGCGCTTGGTCAGAACCAGAATGGCAAGGGCAATGGCAAGGGCCAGAACGGTCGCCATAACAACGACAAGAACCGTCGTAGCAATACTAAAGACCGTCAGGAAATGCAGAAGGAACAGCAGCAGGAAGCCGTACGTCAGAACGTCTCCCGCGTGATGGCCTCCCTCTCCAAGAACCCGGTCAAGAAAGTTTATCACAAGGATCACTCCGAAAACAATACGGGTGAAGAAAAGAAAATCCTCAAGACTTCGGACTTCATTACCGTGGGCGAACTCGCTGGCCTCATGGACCAGATGCCGGCACGCGTTATTGCGAAGTGCATGGAAATGGGCATGATGGTGACCATCAACGCTCGCCTTGATTTCGAAACGATCCAGATTTTGGCTGATGAATTCGGTTACGAAGCTCAGCTGATGGAAGAATACGAAGAAGAAGCTCTCGGCATCGAGGAAGAATCTCAGGAAAATCTCCAGCCGCGTCATCCGGTGGTTACTGTTATGGGCCACGTTGACCACGGTAAGACTTCTCTCCTCGACTGGATTCGTAAGACCCACGTGGTGTCTGGCGAATCGGGTGGCATTACGCAGCACATCGGTGCATACGAAGTCACCACCAAGCAGGGCAAGGTTACCTTCCTCGATACCCCGGGTCACGAAGCGTTCAGTGCAATGCGTGCTCGCGGTTCACAGGTGACCGACGTTATCGTTCTCGTCGTGGCAGCAGACTCCATGGTCATGCCGCAGACGGTTGAATGTATTGAACTTGCAAAGCGCGAAAACGTCCCGATGGTCGTTGCCATTACGAAGATGGACTTGCCGACTGCAAATCCGGACAAGATTCGCGCCCAGCTCGCAGAACGCGGTGTAGAAGTCGAACAGTGGGGCGGTCAGACCAGCTGTATCGAAGTTTCTGCACGTACGGGTCAGGGCATGGATGTCCTCCTCGAAACGCTCGCTCTCGAAGCTGAAATTCTTGAACTTAAGGCCAATCCGGATACGCACGCCCGTGGCGCTGTCGTTGAATCCAAGCTTGACGTGGGTAAGGGTTCTATGGCAACGATCCTCGTGCAGAACGGTACACTCCATGTGGGTGACCCGTTTGTTTGCGGTATCTACGCTGGTCGTGTCCGTGCCATGTTCAATGAACGTGGTGTCCAGTTGAAGGAAGTTCCGCCTTCTGCTCCGTGCCAGGTGCTCGGCTTTGACGGTACTCCGCAGGCTGGTGATGAACTTGTCGTGGTGGAAGACGAAAAAACCGCACGTGAAATTGCTTCTAAGCGCCGTATGGCTGCTCGTGAACGCGATCTCCGCGCTCGTAAGACTGTGTCTCTCGAAAACTCCTTCAACGCCAAGAAGGAAGGTACGCTCTCCGAACTCAACCTCATCGTCAAGGCCGACGTGGGTGGTTCTGCAGAAGCTTTGGCCGCTTCCCTCGAAAAGCTTACCAACAAGGAAGTCCGCGTCAACATCATCCGCAAGGGTGTGGGTACGATTACGGAATCCGATATCCTGTTTGCAACGACTGCACAGGCAATCATCATCTCCTTCCACCTTATGCCGTCTCTCGCTGTTCGCGAAATGGCCCAGAAGGAAGGCATCGAAATCCGCAACTACCGCGTGATTTACGACTGCATTGAAGATATCAAGAACGCCGTGGAAGGCCTCCTCAAGCCGATCATGCGCGAAGAACTCGTTGGCGAAGCCGAAATCCGCCAGGTGTTCAAGGTCCCGAAGGTTGGTCTCATCGCTGGCTGTATGGTTACCGACGGCGAAGTCGACCGTACCTCTCACGTTCGCGTATACCGCAATGGTGTGGAACTCGGTACGACCGCAGTTCAGTCTCTCAAGCGCATGAAGGACGACGTCAAGTCTGTCGCTCGTGGCTTCGAGTGCGGTATCGGCCTCAAGGGTTACGACGATATCAAGGAAGGCGATAGCCTCATCTTCTTCAAGGAAGTCAAGGTCGCCCGTACGTTGGAAGACGTTGCCCGCGAAGAAGCTGAAGAAAAGGCCAAGAAGGCCGCTGAAGAAGCTGCCGCCGCGAAGGAAAGTAATACTTAA
- the nusA gene encoding transcription termination factor NusA has protein sequence MKNEPKISLLDVLKEVVEDKSVDDSVILDALKKALISAARKYLHIEKKINVDIDMETNEVHVFLNVEVVDDYPDYDPNMTAEEVAEMDEGYMLVDEARDFNEDAQAGDSLYMELPTSSFGRQAIQTAKQLLTQHIRSAECQRIMDIYRSRIGTIINGTVLRLEQRNVIVDLGNKIEAELPAREQIPHERLTQGASVKAVIARVEESTKSGAQVILSRSNADFLKALLRQEVPEIYEGTVEIKAVARDSKNRRAKIAVYSRDEKIDPVGACVGMKGARVQTIVRELGNERIDIVHWDENFDVFVQRSLAPASVLKMFPVPDTDRIVIIVDDENLAQAIGKGGQNVELAGRLVDRKLDVHGEQEWSQMDEESKNSILAANYEDERRMRAKRMDEDRKAKAVKGNA, from the coding sequence ATGAAGAACGAACCGAAAATTAGCTTGCTCGACGTGCTCAAGGAAGTCGTTGAAGACAAGAGTGTCGATGATTCCGTGATTTTGGATGCCCTCAAGAAGGCTCTTATTTCTGCGGCTCGCAAGTATCTGCACATCGAAAAGAAAATCAACGTTGATATCGACATGGAAACCAATGAAGTCCATGTGTTCTTGAATGTTGAAGTTGTGGACGATTATCCGGACTACGATCCGAACATGACTGCTGAAGAAGTGGCTGAAATGGACGAAGGCTACATGCTCGTCGATGAAGCTCGCGACTTTAACGAAGACGCTCAGGCAGGCGACAGTCTTTATATGGAACTCCCGACCTCCTCCTTTGGTCGTCAGGCTATCCAGACTGCAAAGCAGCTTTTGACGCAGCACATCCGCAGCGCCGAATGCCAGCGCATCATGGATATCTACCGCAGCCGCATCGGTACAATCATCAACGGTACAGTGCTTCGTTTGGAACAACGTAATGTTATCGTTGACCTTGGCAACAAGATTGAAGCTGAACTCCCGGCTCGCGAACAGATCCCGCACGAACGCTTGACTCAGGGCGCTTCTGTGAAGGCTGTGATTGCCCGCGTCGAAGAATCGACAAAGAGCGGTGCTCAAGTTATTTTGTCTAGATCTAACGCTGACTTCCTCAAGGCTTTGCTCCGTCAGGAAGTTCCGGAAATCTACGAAGGCACTGTCGAAATCAAGGCTGTGGCTCGTGACTCCAAGAATCGCCGTGCAAAGATTGCTGTTTACTCTCGCGACGAAAAGATTGACCCGGTTGGCGCTTGCGTCGGCATGAAGGGTGCTCGCGTCCAGACTATTGTTCGCGAACTTGGCAACGAACGCATCGACATCGTTCACTGGGACGAAAACTTCGACGTTTTCGTACAACGTTCTTTGGCTCCGGCATCTGTCCTCAAGATGTTCCCGGTTCCGGATACAGACCGTATCGTGATCATCGTTGATGACGAAAACCTCGCTCAGGCTATCGGTAAGGGTGGCCAGAACGTGGAACTCGCTGGTCGTCTCGTAGATCGCAAGCTCGATGTTCACGGCGAACAGGAATGGTCTCAGATGGATGAAGAATCCAAGAACAGCATCCTCGCCGCAAACTATGAGGATGAAAGAAGAATGAGAGCGAAGCGCATGGACGAAGACAGAAAGGCAAAGGCTGTCAAGGGTAACGCTTAA
- the rimP gene encoding ribosome maturation factor RimP, translating into MVAQEKLNSLIADACKSASVTLVEADVFRAGKRKTLRIFIDKPEGVTIDDCTNVSHFLSDALDLDPELIEGAYTLEVSSPGIDRPLKSMADFNRNKGRLLRVTRSTGKPVTGELLDADEENLKLKLKGNAGEIVIPRSEVLSAKVEVEIK; encoded by the coding sequence TTGGTCGCCCAAGAAAAACTGAATTCTCTCATTGCCGACGCCTGCAAGTCTGCATCTGTGACGCTTGTAGAAGCTGATGTGTTCCGTGCCGGCAAGCGCAAGACATTGCGGATTTTTATCGACAAGCCCGAAGGTGTTACTATCGATGACTGCACGAACGTGAGTCATTTCCTTTCGGATGCGCTGGACCTGGATCCCGAGTTGATCGAGGGCGCTTACACGCTTGAAGTTTCTTCTCCGGGAATAGACCGCCCCCTCAAGTCTATGGCGGACTTTAACCGCAACAAGGGCCGTTTGCTCCGCGTGACCCGCTCGACGGGTAAGCCAGTGACGGGCGAACTTTTAGATGCCGACGAAGAAAATTTGAAGCTCAAGCTTAAGGGCAATGCCGGCGAAATCGTCATACCGCGGTCCGAAGTGCTTTCGGCCAAGGTCGAAGTAGAAATTAAATAG
- a CDS encoding FISUMP domain-containing protein: protein MFDERRKTRDERSGETLLMKNERKNVIASVAKLSIIILSVASFFSACTDYVSQMEDDFEGWKKAHSEIESDESSSSVAESSSSEPVSSSSVKSNGSDGDYDCSVSDGVKVVYPAGGEKFKVGQTIDVVFGTSVDDSYRIVFRKNTSDAGVDLLDESFDLNGPADGKTCYSVKVKLDAEYGVDATSNGIIRVIPYNKSNKGASSKEFVVEKGLKEESSSSSAESSSAAAISSSSVSSSSIITLASGAVVQKDVSLYWDDYSESYDIVTIGSQTWMAENLYSQYMSPYCFQNRTDYCEMYGRLYTFSLTEDACPDGWHVPDTTDWKILLEVVGNKSAKKLKSEQWAGSDEFGFGVLPAGSGKVSDDWKQSYDASESCFWTSSETDGENAAVLCFSSDENEAKWQKRSKTSLYSIRCIKGEKKTVAKSSSSSVQSSSSFSVSKLSATILGDSYSVVDFNAEEGNMNLHQKWMAENLQYWDDSFTSTEKTCFDDYYAYERDNGVDLCKKYGRYYNTEEALFIHRLSTDPNDCWVLPDSQEVKELIGIVGHDITKLYSEEMGGDNESKFNLLPAGYYDREAVFLSLTGNKRLKTCFWIRLNSPSNPSKLAAYCFYENGESSKSEMTDDVRKARLPIRLIYDRNYCLTH, encoded by the coding sequence ATGTTCGACGAGAGACGAAAGACTAGAGACGAGAGATCGGGTGAAACTTTACTGATGAAAAACGAGAGAAAAAACGTCATTGCGAGCGTAGCGAAGCTATCTATAATTATTTTATCCGTAGCGTCTTTCTTTTCTGCTTGCACGGATTATGTCTCGCAAATGGAAGATGATTTTGAGGGTTGGAAAAAGGCTCATTCAGAAATAGAATCGGATGAATCCTCGTCTAGCGTTGCTGAATCCAGTAGTAGTGAACCAGTTTCATCGTCTAGTGTAAAATCGAATGGCTCTGATGGAGACTACGATTGTTCTGTGTCTGATGGCGTGAAAGTTGTTTATCCTGCCGGTGGCGAAAAATTCAAGGTTGGGCAAACGATTGATGTTGTGTTTGGTACATCTGTAGATGATAGCTATCGCATCGTTTTTAGGAAAAATACTAGCGATGCAGGTGTGGATTTGCTCGACGAATCCTTCGATTTGAATGGCCCGGCTGATGGCAAAACTTGTTATTCTGTTAAGGTCAAACTAGATGCTGAATATGGTGTAGATGCAACTTCGAATGGTATTATTCGTGTTATTCCGTATAACAAGAGTAATAAGGGTGCGAGCTCGAAAGAATTTGTTGTTGAAAAAGGATTGAAGGAAGAATCATCGTCGTCATCTGCAGAGTCTTCTTCTGCTGCGGCTATTTCGTCGTCTTCAGTAAGTAGCTCTTCGATAATAACATTGGCATCTGGCGCTGTTGTCCAAAAAGATGTTTCGCTTTATTGGGATGATTATTCGGAATCATATGATATTGTAACGATTGGTTCTCAGACATGGATGGCAGAAAATCTTTATTCTCAATATATGTCTCCTTACTGTTTCCAGAACCGAACAGATTATTGTGAAATGTATGGTCGGCTTTATACGTTCAGTCTGACGGAGGATGCTTGCCCTGATGGATGGCATGTGCCGGATACGACGGACTGGAAAATTTTACTTGAAGTCGTTGGTAATAAATCTGCTAAAAAGCTCAAGTCTGAACAGTGGGCGGGTTCGGATGAATTCGGATTTGGAGTTCTTCCTGCTGGCTCTGGCAAAGTTAGTGATGATTGGAAACAGAGTTACGATGCCTCAGAATCATGTTTCTGGACTAGTAGTGAAACAGATGGAGAAAATGCGGCTGTTTTGTGTTTCTCTTCCGATGAAAACGAGGCTAAGTGGCAGAAAAGGTCAAAAACGTCCTTGTATTCTATTCGCTGCATTAAGGGCGAAAAAAAGACGGTTGCCAAGTCGTCAAGCAGCTCAGTGCAGTCCTCTTCGTCATTCTCTGTCTCGAAGCTGTCCGCAACGATTCTAGGCGATTCCTACTCGGTTGTTGATTTTAATGCCGAGGAAGGGAACATGAATCTTCATCAAAAATGGATGGCGGAAAACTTGCAGTATTGGGATGATAGCTTTACGTCAACAGAAAAAACGTGCTTTGATGATTATTATGCTTATGAACGAGATAATGGCGTTGATCTTTGCAAAAAATATGGGCGCTATTATAATACAGAGGAGGCTCTTTTCATCCATAGGCTGTCTACGGATCCGAATGATTGCTGGGTCTTGCCGGATTCGCAAGAAGTTAAGGAACTGATAGGTATCGTTGGTCATGATATAACAAAACTTTATTCTGAAGAAATGGGTGGGGACAACGAATCTAAGTTTAATCTTCTCCCAGCCGGTTACTACGATCGTGAAGCTGTGTTTTTGAGTTTGACGGGCAATAAAAGACTTAAAACTTGTTTTTGGATACGGTTAAATAGTCCGAGTAATCCAAGTAAATTGGCCGCTTACTGCTTCTATGAAAATGGCGAATCTTCGAAGTCTGAGATGACGGACGATGTTCGAAAAGCTCGTCTCCCCATTCGCCTTATATACGATCGGAATTATTGCCTCACGCATTGA
- a CDS encoding NUDIX domain-containing protein codes for MIEYTFAAEIPEEDKPIILESKIYKQWLEASEKKFKITKVHFASVDYFNKKHEPLFIKLNATAFLPDGKPVHGIVLVRGHAVGVLVVLHCEGKRYLLLVRQPRFAISETASLEIPAGILDWSGDFRKVALSELEEEAQIKAKDSELIDLMDFWYKGASDGFAGSCGLLDERIRLYAIERHVTRAELEAMDGKNQTYTDENEWIRTEVLPYEEAAHQFIDGKNFIALFLYERWLASKK; via the coding sequence ATGATTGAATATACCTTTGCTGCTGAAATTCCCGAAGAAGACAAACCTATAATTCTTGAAAGCAAAATCTATAAGCAGTGGCTTGAAGCTTCTGAGAAAAAATTCAAAATCACGAAAGTTCATTTTGCTTCGGTCGATTACTTTAACAAAAAGCATGAGCCGTTGTTTATCAAGTTGAACGCGACGGCGTTTTTGCCGGATGGTAAGCCGGTGCACGGGATTGTGCTTGTACGTGGCCATGCCGTGGGCGTGCTCGTTGTGCTCCATTGCGAGGGCAAACGCTATTTGCTCTTGGTGCGCCAACCGCGATTTGCCATTTCAGAAACTGCATCGCTCGAAATCCCGGCGGGAATTCTCGACTGGTCGGGCGACTTCCGCAAGGTGGCTCTTTCGGAACTGGAAGAAGAAGCGCAAATCAAGGCGAAGGATTCAGAACTTATCGACTTGATGGACTTTTGGTACAAGGGCGCAAGCGATGGCTTTGCCGGAAGCTGCGGGCTTTTGGACGAGCGCATTCGACTTTATGCCATCGAACGCCATGTGACGCGTGCTGAACTTGAAGCGATGGATGGCAAGAACCAGACTTACACCGATGAGAACGAATGGATCCGTACGGAAGTGTTGCCTTACGAAGAAGCCGCGCATCAGTTCATTGATGGAAAGAATTTTATCGCGCTGTTCCTGTACGAACGCTGGTTGGCATCCAAAAAATAA
- a CDS encoding peptidase M23, whose product MAVEFSEYQGKKRKKRARRKFPLIRIVLVFSLIVVAYTNGWFHKLVDKLPLPGNEEIPAPVVEEWIAGCTSYDGTPFELKKGYAQCSWIVNDSLELPNAFLRYVRNLASDGAKIHWVASKRDFGDALLVMLEDSTRHVFLHMKREDSSKVWISSKTGCLFPGPCPHVPLGWSALAIVDNFDFEGLEQLLSADLFKGLGEAPIYPVLPGIVLEAGRDSLGMFVEFDHGNGITSRMFGIGSWKMAPTVGKTLGINDAVGRLSPQDSASFFLTVRQNGLFVRWKDFYKATHPVDSAQIAIFKKNLPF is encoded by the coding sequence ATGGCTGTAGAATTTTCAGAGTATCAAGGGAAAAAAAGAAAAAAGCGGGCTCGTCGTAAATTCCCGTTGATAAGGATTGTTTTAGTTTTCTCCCTGATTGTTGTAGCCTATACGAATGGCTGGTTCCACAAGTTGGTGGATAAGCTTCCGCTACCCGGAAATGAAGAAATCCCTGCTCCGGTCGTTGAAGAATGGATTGCCGGTTGTACATCGTATGATGGCACTCCGTTTGAACTCAAGAAAGGCTATGCGCAGTGCTCGTGGATTGTGAACGATTCTTTGGAACTTCCGAATGCTTTTTTGCGCTATGTCAGGAATTTGGCTAGCGATGGGGCGAAAATCCATTGGGTGGCATCCAAGAGAGATTTTGGCGATGCGCTCCTTGTCATGCTTGAAGATTCGACCCGTCACGTTTTTTTACATATGAAACGTGAAGATTCTTCGAAGGTCTGGATTTCGAGCAAGACCGGTTGCCTTTTCCCCGGGCCATGCCCGCATGTTCCGCTGGGGTGGTCGGCTCTTGCGATTGTCGATAACTTTGACTTTGAAGGCCTGGAACAGTTGCTTTCGGCGGATTTGTTTAAGGGGCTTGGCGAAGCTCCGATTTACCCGGTTTTGCCGGGAATTGTGCTTGAAGCGGGGCGCGATTCGCTAGGTATGTTTGTGGAATTTGACCACGGCAATGGAATTACTTCGCGTATGTTCGGTATAGGCTCCTGGAAGATGGCGCCTACCGTAGGTAAGACGCTTGGCATTAACGATGCTGTGGGGCGCCTTTCGCCGCAAGATAGCGCTTCTTTTTTCTTGACGGTCCGCCAAAATGGTTTGTTCGTGCGCTGGAAAGATTTTTACAAGGCGACGCATCCGGTAGATTCTGCTCAAATTGCTATATTCAAAAAGAATCTGCCTTTTTGA
- a CDS encoding STAS domain-containing protein has translation MADPKKVGIFILLPAPLNPIGAFDAELFKANFHSVISSSSKAKFVAVDLSGIDFVYSDAYNAFMQFHQELLKRKGTFAVIANKESLAKSLKKVGLERFIRIFKNEAEMADYTPVDISKVKIPTVPAVRPVKKVPMVRKKVASSASPIASVPKPKYKTATPPTTPQLVESRLLEVESRLLEVESRLLDKNPLVDETPSSKTPIVIIIVLLLIAAAVVSYFVLK, from the coding sequence ATGGCTGATCCAAAAAAAGTCGGAATATTCATTTTGCTTCCGGCTCCACTCAATCCGATTGGAGCTTTCGATGCCGAACTTTTCAAGGCTAATTTCCATTCTGTAATAAGTTCGAGTTCCAAAGCCAAGTTTGTTGCTGTGGATTTATCGGGCATTGATTTTGTTTATAGCGATGCATACAACGCCTTTATGCAGTTCCATCAGGAACTCTTGAAAAGAAAGGGTACGTTTGCGGTTATTGCAAACAAGGAATCCCTTGCGAAGAGTCTCAAAAAAGTGGGGCTCGAACGCTTTATTCGAATCTTCAAGAATGAAGCTGAAATGGCCGATTACACACCTGTCGATATTTCGAAGGTCAAGATCCCGACTGTACCGGCTGTGCGACCAGTGAAAAAGGTGCCGATGGTAAGGAAGAAGGTGGCTTCGTCTGCTTCTCCTATAGCGTCTGTGCCTAAACCAAAATATAAAACGGCAACTCCGCCTACTACGCCGCAGTTGGTCGAATCGAGACTCTTGGAAGTTGAATCAAGGCTTCTGGAGGTTGAATCGAGACTTTTGGACAAGAATCCGTTAGTGGATGAAACTCCGTCCTCGAAGACTCCTATCGTTATTATAATCGTGCTGTTGCTCATCGCTGCCGCTGTTGTTTCTTATTTTGTTTTGAAGTAA
- a CDS encoding tyrosine-type recombinase/integrase: protein MLLNEYIQNFLIYLQTQRRYSERTVETYRKSLEKYHSMLVGNGRSGQSDIANNVTLDTFSETNVKNFVWDLKIKQKLAPTSICEHLAALKSFGKYLVRSKILNKNPAEAVPMPKRPKRLVSFLGQKDLAEEKFPELPENPTLKQIRARLLLELIYGSGLRISECQSLCWNQLQIKERLVRIIGKGNKERIVPITDTLITWLEQFRAAEIEAGHAPSIKSPVFLNENGKPYDVRTLRSDIHDLLREIGWEGKASPHVLRHSFATHLLENGAEIMSVKEMLGHSNISTTQIYTHVNAERLREAFKKTHPRA from the coding sequence ATGCTTTTAAACGAATACATCCAAAATTTTTTGATATACCTGCAAACGCAGCGAAGGTATTCCGAAAGAACGGTCGAAACATACCGAAAATCGCTAGAAAAATACCATTCGATGCTTGTTGGTAATGGGCGTTCCGGCCAAAGTGATATTGCTAACAATGTGACGCTAGACACATTTTCCGAAACAAACGTTAAAAATTTTGTGTGGGATTTAAAAATCAAGCAGAAACTGGCGCCGACCAGCATCTGCGAACATCTTGCCGCACTCAAAAGCTTTGGAAAATACCTCGTTCGCTCCAAAATTCTCAACAAGAATCCCGCCGAAGCAGTCCCCATGCCCAAGCGCCCCAAGCGGCTCGTATCGTTCCTCGGGCAAAAAGACCTCGCCGAAGAAAAATTCCCAGAGTTGCCTGAAAATCCAACGCTAAAGCAAATCCGCGCTCGGCTCTTGCTAGAACTCATTTACGGGTCTGGGCTCCGCATTTCAGAATGCCAGAGTCTCTGCTGGAATCAATTACAAATAAAAGAACGTTTAGTTCGCATTATCGGTAAGGGCAATAAGGAACGCATCGTTCCCATCACAGACACGCTAATTACTTGGTTGGAACAATTTCGGGCTGCCGAAATCGAAGCGGGGCACGCCCCAAGCATCAAGAGCCCCGTATTCTTAAACGAAAACGGAAAGCCTTACGATGTACGCACACTCCGAAGCGACATTCATGACTTGTTGCGCGAAATCGGCTGGGAAGGCAAAGCGAGCCCGCACGTGCTGCGCCACAGCTTCGCCACGCACCTGCTCGAAAACGGCGCCGAAATCATGAGTGTCAAGGAAATGCTAGGGCACTCGAACATCTCGACAACGCAAATCTACACGCACGTGAACGCCGAACGCCTCCGCGAGGCATTCAAGAAAACACACCCCAGGGCGTAG
- a CDS encoding DUF4416 family protein produces MKASQFSENAQLIAFVLQKGSEWDPNVIELLEKTWGKIRHKGRLFAFDKTDYYKPEMGDDLYRGVVSFEREIPPETIAEEKDRSNALELTTASADAPELRHVNIDIGYMDMDKVVLPSYKRGPFKLYAGKGVWLDMLLTYAKGVFHPTAWAFDDFMRNPYQHDLQLIREKFKKARKNG; encoded by the coding sequence ATGAAAGCTTCTCAATTTTCTGAAAATGCGCAGTTGATTGCGTTTGTGTTGCAAAAGGGTTCCGAATGGGACCCGAATGTTATTGAACTCCTTGAAAAAACATGGGGTAAAATTCGCCATAAAGGGCGCCTCTTTGCGTTTGACAAGACGGATTATTACAAGCCCGAGATGGGTGACGACTTGTATCGCGGTGTGGTCTCGTTCGAGCGTGAAATCCCGCCGGAGACGATTGCCGAAGAAAAGGATCGCAGCAATGCGCTGGAACTCACGACGGCTTCGGCAGATGCGCCGGAACTTCGCCATGTGAATATTGACATTGGCTATATGGACATGGACAAGGTTGTGCTGCCGAGCTACAAACGTGGACCTTTCAAACTTTATGCGGGTAAGGGCGTTTGGCTCGATATGCTTTTGACGTATGCGAAGGGCGTTTTCCACCCGACGGCGTGGGCGTTTGACGATTTTATGCGGAACCCGTACCAGCACGACTTGCAGTTAATCCGCGAAAAGTTCAAGAAAGCTAGAAAAAACGGCTAA